The following proteins come from a genomic window of Salminus brasiliensis chromosome 15, fSalBra1.hap2, whole genome shotgun sequence:
- the ebpl gene encoding emopamil-binding protein-like, whose translation MSKAVKGDEAPLLTGVTVISLLACAAQFAVGYIFAQIWGKKCSSTDRWVLVWLFYDAIVHITLEGPFVYMSLVGTVATSDSIFAELWKEYGKADQRWLHSDPNIVSLELLTVVLDGFLALLLIYAIVKDKHYRHFVQITLCVCELYGGWMTFCPDWLIGSPNLNTSNWLYLWVYLVFFNGIWVVVPGFLLCQSWKDLRTSHYPLKKQK comes from the exons atgtctaaaGCCGTTAAAGGAGACGAGGCTCCGCTTCTGACCGGGGTAACGGTCATCTCGCTGCTCGCCTGCGCCGCACAGTTTGCTGTGGGCTATATATTTGCACAGATATGGGGCAAAAAGTGTTCTTCCACGGACAGATGGGTCCTTGTGTGGTTGTTTTACGACGCCATTGTCCACATTACCCTG GAAGGTCCATTCGTCTACATGTCGCTCGTTGGGACGGTCGCAACTTCAGACAGCATATTTGCAGAACTTT GGAAAGAATATGGAAAGGCAGATCAGCGCTGGTTGCACTCAGATCCAAACATCGTCTCTCTGGAGCTGCTCACAGTCGTTTTGGACGGGTTTCTAGCCCTGCTGTTGATCTACGCTATTGTAAAAGACAAGCACTACAG GCACTTTGTCCAaatcactctgtgtgtgtgtgagctatATGGAGGCTGGATGACCTTCTGCCCGGACTGGCTGATAGGAAGTCCTAACCTGAACACAAGTAACTGGCTCTACCTGTGGGTGTACCTGGTCTTCTTTAATGGCATATGGGTCGTGGTGCCCGGATTCCTCCTTTGTCAGTCATGGAAGGATCTACGAACGTCCCATTACCCTCTGAAGAAGCAGAAGTAG
- the arl11 gene encoding ADP-ribosylation factor-like protein 11, whose translation MGPMLSKKFLKTQQVVLMGLDSSGKSTLLYRLHRGVVMETLPTIGFNVVTLELDKKTTLTVWDIGGQGSMRANWRYYLEECEALVFVVDAADRARMDEASKALKKILKDQNMTDVPLLVLANKSDLPDAMTVSEVSKQLDMESYKDRVWEIQACSALKGLGVQQAFRSVAKLLQIK comes from the coding sequence ATGGGACCCATGCTTTCAAAGAAGTTCCTGAAGACTCAGCAGGTGGTTCTGATGGGCCTGGACTCGTCTGGGAAGTCCACTTTGCTCTACAGGCTCCACCGAGGAGTTGTTATGGAAACCTTGCCCACCATTGGCTTCAACGTGGTGACCTTGGAGCTAGACAAGAAGACTACGCTGACTGTTTGGGATATAGGCGGGCAGGGGAGCATGCGAGCCAACTGGAGGTACTACCTGGAGGAATGTGAAGCTCTGGTGTTTGTGGTGGACGCCGCCGACCGTGCTAGGATGGATGAGGCCAGCAAGGCTCTGAAGAAGATCCTGAAAGACCAAAACATGACAGACGTTCCTTTGTTGGTCCTGGCTAACAAATCGGACCTCCCTGACGCGATGACGGTCAGTGAAGTGTCCAAAcaactggacatggagagcTACAAAGACAGGGTTTGGGAGATCCAAGCATGTAGTGCTCTGAAAGGCCTGGGAGTCCAGCAAGCTTTCCGGTCTGTGGCCAAACTCCTTCAGATTAAGTAA